The genomic region AGATAAATATGATGACTATCCCTAACTGCATTTCTCTACTGAGAATCCCTTTAGCATTCTTTTTTTTACAACAAAATGTTTTTTATCGTTTTTTAGCAATTTTCATTGCAATGTTATCAGATGGTTTGGACGGATTTTTAGCAAGAAGAACCAAAAGCTGCTCTCGCTTAGGGACGACACTAGATCCCATGACAGATAAATTTTTCGTTTTTTTTGTAATGGGTATTTTCATACAAGAGCAACGCTTGTCACTTCTAGAAGCCACTTCTATGCTATGTCGAGACTTCTCTAATATTCTTTTTGCAATCTATTTAATTTTCTCAAAGCAATGGGAAACCTATCGCTTTAGAGCCATTTGGTGTGGCAAATTAACAACATTCTTTCAATTCATTCTATTGCTCGCTTTAACCTATGGCCTAGACATTCCAGAATATGTTTATTATATTTTTATTCTCTTTGGAAGTGCAGCATTAGTAGAATTTTACTTAAGTGGAAAACGTTCCCATCAACAAAAAAGTATCACTTAGGCAATCTCACAACTTACATTAAATTCCCCTCTTCAGCTTTACCCGATTTCTCTTAAAAGTTTATGGGAGGAGCCAATAGACCTCTTGTTTGGTAATCACAAATCAAACACTCTTTTTTGAAGAGATCCATGAAACTTTGCTTTTTTAACAGGTTAGAGTTGAAATGCTCTTTTTGTCGCGCGGCGCGCTCTCTAGAAAAACAGAAAGGATAAGATGAAGGAAATGTGGGGGCCAAAAATCCTTGGCCCCAGAAGGATTTATGCTGGGCTGAGCGAACGCTTTTCTTTTTGTTGTTCGGTAGCTGACGCCTCTTTCTCTTCTAGTAATGTATTGAATTGTTTGCCAAGTGATCGTACTGCAAACATCCAGAAAATGATCACCGCAACCAAAATCGCTGCGACATAAGGGGCACTCCCCGTTACCGAGGCAAAGATCATCAAAAGGCCTTGATGGATTAAGGAACCCCCCGATTTTCCAAATCTAGAACCGACACCATCGATTGCCGCTTTTCCTTTAAGCTTGCATTCATGGCTTAAAGGAATATATGTCATTTCCTTCGTCGCATCGAAAACCGAGTACTTTGTCGCTTTGCTAAGCGCATTTTGGGCCGAGCCAAAGAAAACAGCTATCGCCAAAGGGCTTAGCCCTAGCCACATTGTTGCGTAATCACCTAAATTCTCTTTAAAGAAAATAAATCCAAAGAAGCCTAAACAAGTCACCATCATGACAACCGGTGTAATCATTGCTGTTGTAGACCATCCAAAACGTTTAATCAGTTTGGCCATCGACAAAGCTAAGAAGGTTGACGCAATCCCCTGAATCACTAGGAGATTGTTTACATAACTATTATAATCTGAAGGAGAAGGGAACATACTGCGCATCTGGTCTTTCCAAACAACCTCAACAAGATTAATTACGAGGTTATAAGCGATCACTATTACTGCAATACAAAGTAAGTAGCGCGAATTAGTTACATAAGACAAGCTCTCTTTAAAAGAAAGTTTTCCTTTGGATTTTATTTCTTTCTTAATTTTATGCAAATCATCATAGCTTGGGTCGTTTAACACATTTTTATTCATCCAACGGAAAGTAATCATTGTTCCTATGCCACTAATAATGACCATAATTACAATCAGCATCATTGTCTGCTCCCACGCGTCACTGCCAAAAGGAATCCTAGGATTATAGATGTTACTATAGGAGACAGAAATAGAGAAAAAACCTGCTGCAATAGATGCAAAATTCGATACAATGCTAAGAACACTGTAGAAGCGGCGTGCTTCTGTTAATCGAGTGATTTCGTTAGCAAATCCCCAAAAAAGAACCGTCATGATACTGGTGCTCCACAACTCGCTCATTACATAGAATGCTGTGAATGTCCAGTAACGAAGCATCGAAATGAGACCTTTAAAACCGGAAGGCAATACTTTTTCTAAAGTATTCGCAAATTCATGGGGGTGAAGAGTATCTCTTAGAGGGTACAGAATGAAAGCAAAAAAAGCATAACAGACTAAAAAGCCCGTTGTCATAATGTAAAAAACTTTTTCTTGGCTATAGCAGTTAGAGAGTTTAGTAAAAATCAGTGTAACAACAACTGCCATGGGAAGAATTGCCCAGACCTTTATAAAGGGAATGATTTCTGCACCTGCTGTTGTAATGACCAGTGCATCTTTCATACTTCGTAATGCACTGTAATTAAAGCAGATCAAAAACAGCATAATAGCCATGGGCAAAAGCTTTTTTAGTTCATGCCCGTAGACTGGCCAAAAGAGGGACCTAAGAGGTCCAAACTGGGAATCCGATGTTAAAGACATATTATACCCCGGTTAAAGAAAAGATTTTAAACTATGATAGATTTTTTATCAAGTAATTTGCGAGCATAAAATAATATTAATTGTAATTATGAATTAACTTTTTGCTCTTTTAGAATTAACTCTCTATTATTCAAATCTTTTAATAATCGGTCACTTGTCGGCTCAGTAAGGGCATTGAATTTTTTGCCTAGCATATAGGCGGAGGAGGCCCAAATAATAATAATTGCAAATAAGAATCCCGCTACATAAGGTGCACTTGCAGCGACTGTTGTAAACGTTAAAAACAGAGATTGATGGACAACAGAGCCCCCTGTTTTCCCTAGTCGAGAGCAGACTCCGTCAATTGCAGCCTTTCCCTTTAAGCGCGATTCAGCACTCAGTGGAATAAAAGCCATCTGCTGAGTAGCATCAAAGACGGTGTATTTTGCAGCACGGCTTAAGATATTTTGAGCTGATCCAAAGAAGACAGTAACAGCCAAGGGCGTTGTCCCTAAAACAATAGATGTAAAATCAAATAGATAGTCCTTAAAGAAGAAAAAACCAAAAAATCCAACACTTGTAATCAACAGGATAGTAGGAGTTAAAAGAGCCGTAAAAGTCCATCCACATTTTCTTATGGAGTTCCCCGAGACAAACAAAGCAGTAAACGTAGCGATGAATCCAATAATTGTCGTAATTTGGTTCATGTACAAGCTATAATCCTGAGGATCAGGATAAAGGGACCTTACCTGATGTTTCCAGACAACTTCTACTAAATTAATGACAAAATTATAAGAAATTACAATGATTGCTAAATAGATTAGATAATCTGATTTAAAGAGGTAGCTAAAGTTTTCCCTCATCGACATACGGCCTTTAACCTTACTTTCTTTTGTGGCTTCATTAGGGTCGTAATAAAGAGGATCTGTTAAAACTTTAAGGTTCATCCATCGAAAAAGCCCCATGGCAATTAAGCCAGCAACCACCACAAGAATGATCAACATCCCCATGGATTGCTCCCAAGCACTGGTTCCGAAAGGAATGTTGGGATTAAATTCCTGACGACAAAAATAGACAGATATGCTGCCTGCTGCAACACCTGAGAAATTTGCTCCAATTCCAAACAGGCCATAGAACCTCTTGGCTTCTTGAAGCCTCGTGATTTGATTGGCGAATCCCCAGAAAAGCAAAAAGATGATAATGTTGCTCCAAAGTTCTGACATAACATAGAAAGAGGTGAAGGACCAGTAACGAATCATTGCTACAAATCCCCATAAGCCACTTGGTAATATTTCCTGTAGTCTGTCAGCCAGAAAGT from Chlamydiales bacterium STE3 harbors:
- a CDS encoding putative CDP-diacylglycerol-glycerol-3-phosphate 3-phosphatidyltransferase (Product derived from UniProtKB/Trembl:D6YSI7;Gene name derived from UniProtKB/Trembl:D6YSI7;EC number derived from UniProtKB/Trembl:D6YSI7), giving the protein MMTIPNCISLLRIPLAFFFLQQNVFYRFLAIFIAMLSDGLDGFLARRTKSCSRLGTTLDPMTDKFFVFFVMGIFIQEQRLSLLEATSMLCRDFSNILFAIYLIFSKQWETYRFRAIWCGKLTTFFQFILLLALTYGLDIPEYVYYIFILFGSAALVEFYLSGKRSHQQKSIT
- a CDS encoding ADP,ATP carrier protein 1 (Product derived from UniProtKB/Swiss-Prot:Q9PKX5;Gene name derived from UniProtKB/Swiss-Prot:Q9PKX5), with the translated sequence MTKKDFKQPPFQGFRALIWPVHSHELKKLLPMLAIFFFISFDYNVLRTMKDTIVVTAKSSGAEVIPFIKVWVMFPGALLMTFLFTRLSNRFSSETVIYSILSLFLAYFFVFTFVVYPHRESLHAHFLADRLQEILPSGLWGFVAMIRYWSFTSFYVMSELWSNIIIFLLFWGFANQITRLQEAKRFYGLFGIGANFSGVAAGSISVYFCRQEFNPNIPFGTSAWEQSMGMLIILVVVAGLIAMGLFRWMNLKVLTDPLYYDPNEATKESKVKGRMSMRENFSYLFKSDYLIYLAIIVISYNFVINLVEVVWKHQVRSLYPDPQDYSLYMNQITTIIGFIATFTALFVSGNSIRKCGWTFTALLTPTILLITSVGFFGFFFFKDYLFDFTSIVLGTTPLAVTVFFGSAQNILSRAAKYTVFDATQQMAFIPLSAESRLKGKAAIDGVCSRLGKTGGSVVHQSLFLTFTTVAASAPYVAGFLFAIIIIWASSAYMLGKKFNALTEPTSDRLLKDLNNRELILKEQKVNS
- a CDS encoding ADP,ATP carrier protein 1 (Product derived from UniProtKB/Swiss-Prot:Q9Z8J2;Gene name derived from UniProtKB/Swiss-Prot:Q9Z8J2) is translated as MSLTSDSQFGPLRSLFWPVYGHELKKLLPMAIMLFLICFNYSALRSMKDALVITTAGAEIIPFIKVWAILPMAVVVTLIFTKLSNCYSQEKVFYIMTTGFLVCYAFFAFILYPLRDTLHPHEFANTLEKVLPSGFKGLISMLRYWTFTAFYVMSELWSTSIMTVLFWGFANEITRLTEARRFYSVLSIVSNFASIAAGFFSISVSYSNIYNPRIPFGSDAWEQTMMLIVIMVIISGIGTMITFRWMNKNVLNDPSYDDLHKIKKEIKSKGKLSFKESLSYVTNSRYLLCIAVIVIAYNLVINLVEVVWKDQMRSMFPSPSDYNSYVNNLLVIQGIASTFLALSMAKLIKRFGWSTTAMITPVVMMVTCLGFFGFIFFKENLGDYATMWLGLSPLAIAVFFGSAQNALSKATKYSVFDATKEMTYIPLSHECKLKGKAAIDGVGSRFGKSGGSLIHQGLLMIFASVTGSAPYVAAILVAVIIFWMFAVRSLGKQFNTLLEEKEASATEQQKEKRSLSPA